One genomic segment of Kordiimonas sp. SCSIO 12603 includes these proteins:
- a CDS encoding lysophospholipid acyltransferase family protein produces MKRKLIYDNGFFRGLLHVIAKAFLRMTGWTVIGEAPNDKKYVVIAGPHTSNWDFPLFIAVAGYLKLRPSFLGKDSLFKGLHGRFFYYMGGIPVYREGPEAADIVDQAIRAFADNDELILGIAPEGTRSKVEKLKSGFYRIAEGAGVPIHMAYLDSEKKEIGFGPRYVPSGDMAKDMEEIYQFYKSKPGVKPRGD; encoded by the coding sequence GTGAAAAGAAAACTAATCTACGACAACGGTTTTTTCCGTGGTCTTTTGCATGTGATTGCGAAAGCGTTTCTTAGGATGACTGGATGGACTGTAATTGGGGAAGCACCAAACGATAAAAAATATGTGGTGATTGCAGGGCCTCACACCAGTAACTGGGATTTCCCTCTTTTTATTGCTGTTGCAGGGTATTTAAAGCTCAGGCCTTCTTTCCTTGGAAAAGATAGTTTGTTTAAGGGCCTTCATGGGAGGTTTTTCTACTATATGGGCGGTATCCCTGTTTACCGGGAAGGACCGGAAGCCGCTGATATTGTTGATCAGGCGATAAGAGCTTTTGCTGATAATGATGAACTGATTTTAGGTATTGCCCCGGAAGGTACCAGGTCAAAGGTAGAAAAGTTAAAATCAGGCTTTTACCGGATCGCAGAAGGGGCGGGGGTGCCTATTCATATGGCCTATCTGGATAGTGAAAAGAAAGAAATTGGTTTTGGTCCGCGGTATGTACCTTCCGGGGATATGGCGAAGGATATGGAAGAAATCTACCAGTTTTACAAGAGCAAACCCGGTGTAAAGCCTCGGGGTGATTAA
- a CDS encoding DUF945 family protein, whose product MSVSWDIKPLSSSWSLNNSADNTDISLDWGGASLTIEESKIITEGGTNTTVPTKVIFDLGEVSINGSMTKISDSFWAGNATADTDNIHFVFQEYARNIEFTLGKANYSSKTIIGNESENSVDAALTSHLSSMFVKTDFGELSLKNIKTDMSVGNILVDLLETQQKIGQLGWQALLNPNLELAEEESKEAVSQLEEVMQQQLKAGISININELSAENSGGSMNIDSVYVIPSDLDLNEETIQTVLSKAIKGESNFSADYAFLTQFIKSAMSMQGQNLTRDQVDQVLNAQLAQYVQMGLIKQQDGNLHTRITIENDVVTVNGVPITQISTALAKK is encoded by the coding sequence ATAAGTGTTAGCTGGGACATTAAACCCCTTTCATCTAGCTGGAGCCTGAATAATTCGGCTGACAACACAGATATATCTTTAGATTGGGGTGGTGCTTCTTTAACAATTGAAGAATCTAAGATCATCACTGAAGGAGGTACAAACACTACCGTTCCAACAAAAGTGATCTTTGATCTTGGAGAAGTTTCTATCAACGGTTCAATGACAAAAATTAGCGATAGTTTTTGGGCAGGTAATGCAACCGCTGACACAGATAACATACATTTTGTGTTTCAAGAATACGCTAGAAATATAGAGTTTACCCTCGGCAAGGCCAATTATAGTTCTAAAACTATCATTGGTAATGAATCAGAAAACAGTGTTGATGCAGCTCTAACATCACACCTTTCGTCAATGTTTGTTAAAACTGATTTCGGGGAGTTATCGCTCAAGAATATTAAAACCGATATGAGCGTTGGCAACATCCTTGTTGACCTTCTGGAAACTCAGCAAAAGATAGGACAATTAGGCTGGCAAGCTTTATTAAACCCAAACTTGGAACTTGCCGAAGAAGAAAGCAAGGAAGCTGTCAGTCAACTTGAAGAAGTAATGCAACAGCAACTAAAAGCTGGCATTTCAATAAACATAAATGAATTGAGCGCTGAAAACAGCGGCGGCTCTATGAATATTGATTCAGTCTACGTAATTCCAAGCGATTTAGACCTCAACGAAGAAACTATACAAACTGTTCTTTCAAAGGCCATCAAAGGTGAAAGTAACTTCAGTGCTGATTATGCATTCCTAACTCAATTCATAAAGTCTGCAATGAGTATGCAAGGACAAAACCTTACTAGAGATCAAGTTGATCAGGTTTTAAATGCTCAGCTAGCTCAATATGTACAGATGGGTTTAATCAAACAACAAGATGGAAACTTACACACACGGATAACTATTGAAAATGATGTAGTTACAGTGAACGGTGTTCCTATTACGCAAATAAGTACAGCGCTTGCGAAAAAATAA
- a CDS encoding DUF945 family protein produces the protein MKNSKIIIGVLLAGTAFYIGGAKLISSSIEEGVRKTVNAYSQQVSIPLEVIEFNNGWFSSDFKIRFPLSPSILAPLQDIGLPFEADTNGTGITFSTNIQHGPVIFKDGIHFGAAYASGDIEVDFEKLIEKENDTSPTEKKAMTLLAESLKSTYTISSSFGGEVLFTSSLKGGSILLPAKLLIKMT, from the coding sequence GTGAAAAATTCCAAAATTATTATTGGCGTTTTGCTAGCTGGTACTGCGTTTTATATTGGCGGAGCAAAATTAATCAGTTCTTCAATCGAAGAAGGTGTCCGTAAAACCGTTAATGCCTATAGCCAGCAAGTGAGCATACCACTAGAGGTAATAGAATTTAATAATGGCTGGTTTAGTTCAGACTTTAAAATTCGTTTTCCGCTGTCGCCATCAATATTAGCTCCACTGCAAGATATCGGTCTTCCATTTGAAGCAGATACAAACGGAACTGGCATAACGTTTTCTACTAATATTCAACACGGCCCAGTTATTTTTAAAGACGGCATTCATTTTGGTGCGGCCTATGCGTCTGGTGACATTGAAGTAGATTTTGAAAAGCTCATCGAAAAAGAAAACGATACCTCGCCCACAGAAAAAAAAGCTATGACTCTTTTAGCTGAAAGTCTCAAAAGCACCTACACTATAAGTAGTTCATTCGGCGGCGAAGTTCTTTTCACTTCAAGTCTTAAAGGGGGCAGCATTCTTTTGCCAGCCAAACTACTGATAAAAATGACATAA
- a CDS encoding FAD-binding oxidoreductase, protein MLDQRHIDAFTDMLGPKGATTDQEAISPHVREWRDKFIGKAPILLMPSSTEDVRNIVRYCDEHHIAIVPQGGNTGLVGGGIAGLEGRNEVILSTKRLNKHISVDAEDFSVTVDAGVTVSAIQSAAAEHGLLFPLSLASEGSCTAGGIVSTNAGGVHVIRYGTTRALTLGLEAVLPNGEVFSDLSSLRKDNTGYALDQLLIGAEGTLGVITRITFKLYPAEMQKHTFWLGVNTPQDALSLLSSARLASGDRVSVFEILPHTGLGFVLEHIEGAQNPLDTTCNWYVLMEVATSAADRLLAESMDDWVEKAFEQGLIKDGAVAQSENQASAFWKLRESMSEAQKYVGGSIKHDISVPVSKIPAFIEEATALLAEHFPNCRPTPFGHLGDGNLHFNVMQPEGADKAEYLANWEKMNRLIHDLTIKYGGSISAEHGIGTLKREELARTKSNTALSMMKAIKQAIDPKGIMNPGSIF, encoded by the coding sequence ATGTTAGACCAACGCCATATAGATGCTTTTACGGATATGTTGGGGCCCAAAGGCGCAACAACAGATCAGGAAGCTATCTCCCCTCATGTAAGAGAATGGCGGGATAAATTTATTGGCAAGGCCCCTATCCTCTTGATGCCATCCAGCACAGAAGACGTACGAAATATCGTTCGTTACTGTGATGAACACCACATCGCTATCGTACCGCAAGGCGGGAACACAGGCCTTGTTGGTGGGGGTATTGCAGGCCTTGAAGGTCGCAACGAAGTTATTCTTAGCACCAAACGCCTTAACAAACATATCAGTGTGGATGCTGAAGATTTCTCGGTCACCGTCGATGCAGGTGTAACTGTTAGCGCCATCCAGTCAGCGGCAGCAGAACATGGGCTTCTATTTCCATTGTCATTGGCATCTGAGGGAAGCTGTACAGCGGGAGGCATTGTATCTACAAACGCTGGTGGTGTGCATGTTATTCGTTACGGCACTACACGTGCATTAACACTAGGCCTTGAAGCTGTACTGCCAAACGGTGAGGTTTTCAGTGATCTTTCATCGCTCAGGAAAGACAACACCGGCTATGCGCTTGACCAGCTCCTCATCGGCGCGGAAGGCACTTTGGGCGTTATCACCCGTATCACCTTCAAATTATATCCCGCTGAAATGCAGAAACATACATTCTGGCTGGGTGTTAACACACCGCAAGATGCTCTTTCATTGCTTTCAAGTGCCCGCTTGGCATCTGGCGACCGGGTTTCCGTTTTTGAAATCCTACCGCATACAGGGTTGGGGTTTGTTCTTGAGCATATTGAGGGAGCCCAGAACCCACTGGATACAACATGTAACTGGTATGTGCTGATGGAAGTAGCAACCAGCGCCGCAGACAGGTTACTTGCAGAAAGCATGGATGATTGGGTGGAAAAGGCCTTTGAACAAGGGCTTATTAAGGACGGTGCTGTTGCTCAATCAGAAAATCAAGCTTCAGCATTCTGGAAACTCAGAGAAAGCATGTCAGAGGCCCAGAAATATGTCGGCGGCAGTATCAAGCACGACATTTCTGTACCAGTTTCCAAAATCCCTGCCTTTATTGAGGAAGCCACAGCCCTGCTTGCAGAACATTTCCCCAATTGTCGCCCTACCCCTTTCGGGCATTTAGGAGACGGTAATCTCCACTTTAATGTGATGCAGCCGGAAGGCGCTGATAAAGCTGAGTATTTAGCCAACTGGGAAAAAATGAACAGGCTTATTCATGATCTCACGATCAAATATGGTGGTTCTATTTCTGCGGAACACGGTATTGGCACACTTAAACGGGAAGAACTGGCCAGAACCAAATCAAACACGGCGCTTTCCATGATGAAAGCAATCAAACAAGCAATTGATCCTAAAGGTATAATGAACCCTGGCTCAATCTTTTAA
- a CDS encoding L-threonylcarbamoyladenylate synthase, producing the protein MATKKTQVVFSSEDGAILRAVEQLIDGELVAIPTETVYGVAADALNDIAVQQIYTAKGRPSNNPLICHVSSIQMADHYVYVNENAQKLMNHYWPGPLTLVLPRRDENGISDTVSAKLPTLAVRCPDNETTRSIIENLDRPIAAPSANPSGKLSPTTAKDVEEGLGGKIAMIIDGGSTNVGIESTIIGVEGDKLTLLRPGTLTAEDIAETMGMAVHNREDSTITAPGQLKSHYAPNSAVRLNALERKEGETLIGFGDVDCDFNLSPSGDFAEAARNLFNTLREADAKNTKTIAVTSIPNHGIGIALNDRLERAAAPRNN; encoded by the coding sequence ATGGCAACAAAGAAAACTCAAGTCGTATTCTCCAGTGAAGATGGGGCGATTTTGCGCGCTGTCGAACAATTAATTGATGGTGAATTGGTGGCTATTCCCACCGAAACTGTTTACGGCGTAGCGGCAGATGCTCTCAATGATATTGCGGTGCAGCAAATTTATACCGCAAAAGGTAGGCCTTCAAATAATCCACTTATTTGTCATGTTTCTTCGATTCAGATGGCTGACCATTACGTTTACGTTAACGAAAATGCACAAAAACTGATGAATCACTATTGGCCGGGCCCTCTTACGCTGGTTCTGCCGCGCCGCGATGAAAACGGCATTTCTGATACTGTTTCTGCCAAACTCCCAACTCTTGCGGTACGTTGCCCGGATAATGAAACCACTCGCAGTATTATTGAAAACCTTGATCGCCCTATCGCCGCACCAAGCGCAAACCCATCAGGGAAGTTATCGCCAACCACGGCAAAGGATGTAGAAGAAGGCTTAGGCGGTAAGATCGCAATGATTATTGATGGCGGTTCTACAAATGTAGGCATTGAATCCACCATCATCGGCGTAGAAGGTGATAAACTCACTCTGCTCCGCCCCGGTACACTAACAGCTGAAGATATCGCCGAAACCATGGGCATGGCAGTGCATAACCGGGAAGACAGTACGATTACTGCACCGGGCCAGCTTAAAAGCCACTATGCCCCTAATTCCGCTGTTCGCCTAAATGCTTTGGAAAGAAAAGAAGGCGAGACTTTGATTGGTTTTGGTGATGTGGATTGTGACTTTAACCTGAGCCCAAGCGGCGACTTTGCCGAGGCTGCACGAAACCTGTTTAATACGCTCAGGGAAGCCGACGCGAAGAATACAAAAACTATCGCCGTTACATCCATTCCCAATCACGGTATCGGTATTGCCCTTAATGACCGGCTGGAACGTGCCGCCGCCCCAAGGAACAATTGA
- a CDS encoding acyl-CoA dehydrogenase, translated as MSEYRAPLEEITFALETAGGMADWTSLPGCEEAGPELASAVLEEAGKLASEVISPTNKVGDLEGAVLQDDGTVKTPDVFKPMQQAFVEGGWPTLAANPAFGGQGLPNALAIAVTEMMTSANMAYSLQQMLTSGAIEAIEAHATAEQCEKYLPKMVSGEWTGAMNLTEPSAGSDVGALRSKAERLPDGSYKVKGQKIFITWGDHDLAENVIHLVLARLPDSPAGTKGISMFLVPKFHVNDDGSLGERNDVKVASLEHKLGIHASPTCVMAFGEEDNCIGYLVGEENQGMRNMFTMMNHARIQVGLEGVAISERAYQQAVWYANDRVQSAAIGSPSREPVTIIHHPDVRRMLMTMRAQTEACRAIVYRNVWALDRAHKAESEEERRQGAAEADLLTPISKSYSTDIGVEMSSLGVQVHGGMGFVEETGAAQHYRDSRIAPIYEGTNGIQALDLVGRKLRADGGVHWQGLIAEMEAFVSALGGKMAGSKVGLAAGVAALKTAADVLVANGHEGMVETAAAATPYLRLFGTVLGGYMLTKQAVEAERRLDAGEGNPQFLNAKMTTAIFFVEQLVPQTVALLENVKAGSASMMAMDNDAFVRN; from the coding sequence ATGAGCGAATATCGCGCACCACTTGAAGAAATCACTTTTGCTCTGGAAACTGCTGGCGGAATGGCTGACTGGACAAGCCTTCCTGGCTGTGAAGAAGCGGGGCCTGAACTGGCCTCCGCAGTTCTTGAGGAAGCAGGAAAACTGGCATCAGAAGTTATCTCGCCCACAAACAAGGTCGGTGATCTTGAAGGCGCTGTTCTGCAGGATGATGGTACGGTAAAAACACCAGATGTCTTTAAGCCCATGCAACAGGCATTTGTTGAAGGTGGATGGCCAACACTTGCTGCAAATCCTGCTTTTGGTGGGCAGGGACTTCCGAATGCTCTCGCTATTGCTGTTACTGAAATGATGACATCTGCAAACATGGCCTATAGCCTTCAGCAGATGCTGACAAGCGGTGCGATTGAAGCCATTGAAGCACATGCCACTGCTGAGCAGTGCGAAAAATACCTTCCCAAAATGGTGTCTGGCGAATGGACAGGTGCCATGAACCTTACTGAACCAAGTGCAGGTTCTGATGTAGGGGCTCTTAGAAGTAAGGCAGAGCGTCTGCCTGATGGCTCATATAAAGTTAAAGGCCAGAAAATTTTCATTACATGGGGTGATCATGATCTAGCAGAAAACGTGATCCATCTGGTGCTTGCACGGTTACCGGATTCACCTGCTGGCACTAAAGGCATTTCTATGTTTCTTGTGCCAAAATTCCATGTAAATGACGACGGTAGCCTTGGCGAACGTAATGATGTGAAGGTTGCTAGCCTTGAGCATAAGCTCGGCATCCATGCAAGCCCAACATGTGTGATGGCTTTTGGCGAAGAAGATAATTGTATCGGCTATCTGGTTGGTGAAGAAAATCAAGGCATGCGCAATATGTTCACCATGATGAACCATGCGCGTATTCAGGTTGGCCTTGAAGGTGTTGCTATTTCAGAGCGCGCTTATCAGCAAGCAGTTTGGTATGCGAACGACCGTGTTCAGTCAGCAGCGATTGGATCACCATCTCGCGAGCCGGTAACTATTATTCATCATCCGGATGTTCGCCGTATGCTGATGACTATGCGTGCGCAAACGGAAGCATGCCGAGCTATTGTTTACCGAAATGTTTGGGCGCTGGACCGTGCTCATAAAGCGGAAAGTGAAGAGGAACGCCGCCAAGGAGCTGCTGAAGCGGACCTATTGACGCCAATTTCAAAAAGTTACTCCACAGATATTGGTGTTGAAATGTCGTCTCTTGGTGTGCAGGTGCATGGCGGTATGGGCTTTGTTGAAGAAACGGGGGCCGCACAGCATTACCGGGATAGCCGGATTGCGCCAATTTATGAAGGTACCAACGGTATTCAGGCGCTTGATCTGGTTGGCCGTAAATTGCGCGCTGATGGTGGTGTGCACTGGCAGGGCCTGATTGCTGAAATGGAAGCATTTGTCAGTGCCCTTGGTGGGAAGATGGCGGGCAGTAAGGTTGGCCTCGCTGCTGGTGTGGCAGCACTTAAGACTGCGGCTGACGTGCTTGTTGCAAACGGGCATGAAGGTATGGTTGAAACAGCTGCCGCTGCAACACCATATTTGCGCTTGTTTGGCACTGTCCTTGGCGGTTATATGCTCACTAAACAGGCTGTTGAAGCAGAGCGCAGGTTGGATGCCGGGGAAGGTAATCCCCAGTTCCTGAATGCGAAGATGACAACCGCGATATTTTTTGTTGAGCAGTTAGTGCCACAGACGGTGGCGCTGCTGGAGAATGTGAAAGCGGGTTCTGCATCCATGATGGCAATGGATAACGACGCATTCGTCCGCAACTAA
- a CDS encoding MBL fold metallo-hydrolase produces the protein MTEQDNLEKPEAKAQQVADHRTAPQTWSRGDENLDYPFGEDVPDAENTFEIAKGVHWARIPLPWSLDHINVYLFDEGDGWTVVDTGSRGDRGREAWEQLEKGLMGGRPIKRIIATHLHPDHLGLAGWLVERHGAEFCITQTEYLMAQHLWMSASSDFPDEEIDFFFKAGVNPDLEQMIRSAGFGNFKKGVHKLPYQYTRLEDGSEITIGGRRWRVLVGRGHSPEHACLLCMDEPLMISGDQILPQITSNVSVYAREPLANPLGHWIASLERMKQIEIDPLVMPSHGPVFRNLHNRLDTLVNSHIGKLEKLYEWCAESRSPVDTFPALFKRKITGFDFFMALGEAIAHLHLLEALGLLERDFDGSVYSFKAAGNMEATDIVAATLQLPGMALRKIEEALS, from the coding sequence ATGACCGAACAGGATAATCTGGAGAAACCAGAAGCCAAGGCGCAACAGGTTGCGGACCATAGAACCGCACCACAAACATGGTCACGTGGTGATGAAAATCTGGATTATCCTTTTGGCGAAGATGTACCTGATGCTGAGAATACCTTTGAAATAGCAAAAGGCGTGCACTGGGCGCGTATACCGCTTCCGTGGTCACTTGATCATATCAACGTTTATTTGTTTGATGAAGGTGATGGCTGGACCGTTGTTGATACCGGCTCACGCGGTGATCGAGGCAGGGAAGCTTGGGAGCAGCTTGAGAAAGGGTTGATGGGCGGCAGGCCGATCAAGCGTATCATTGCTACCCACCTACATCCTGATCATTTGGGGCTCGCAGGCTGGCTGGTTGAACGTCACGGCGCTGAATTCTGTATTACACAAACTGAATATCTGATGGCGCAGCATCTGTGGATGAGTGCAAGCAGTGATTTCCCAGATGAAGAAATAGATTTCTTCTTTAAGGCTGGCGTGAACCCCGATCTTGAACAAATGATCCGCTCAGCGGGTTTTGGGAATTTTAAAAAGGGCGTTCACAAACTACCCTATCAGTACACACGTCTTGAAGATGGCAGTGAAATCACCATTGGTGGCAGGCGCTGGCGTGTGCTCGTTGGAAGAGGGCACTCGCCAGAGCATGCCTGCCTTCTCTGTATGGATGAGCCATTGATGATCTCTGGCGATCAAATTCTGCCGCAGATTACCTCTAATGTTTCTGTTTATGCTCGTGAACCTTTGGCAAACCCGCTTGGGCACTGGATCGCCAGCCTTGAACGAATGAAGCAGATTGAGATTGATCCTTTGGTAATGCCGTCCCACGGCCCTGTGTTCAGGAACCTGCATAACCGGCTTGATACACTTGTGAACAGCCATATTGGTAAGCTTGAAAAACTGTATGAATGGTGCGCTGAAAGCCGAAGTCCAGTAGATACATTCCCAGCACTTTTTAAGCGCAAAATCACTGGGTTTGATTTCTTTATGGCGCTGGGCGAAGCGATTGCACATTTGCATTTGCTTGAGGCCTTGGGCCTGCTTGAACGTGACTTTGATGGCAGTGTTTATAGCTTTAAGGCGGCGGGAAACATGGAAGCGACAGATATTGTTGCTGCAACACTGCAGCTTCCCGGTATGGCGCTTAGAAAAATTGAAGAAGCTCTCTCTTAA
- a CDS encoding exodeoxyribonuclease VII small subunit — MSDVQIGGKAIADLSFEEAMGALEQVVAKLESGHAPLEQSIDLYTQGTQLKAHCEAKLKDAQAKIEKITLDENGTAAGTQPFDVE, encoded by the coding sequence ATGAGCGACGTGCAAATCGGCGGAAAAGCTATTGCAGATCTTTCTTTTGAAGAAGCAATGGGCGCGCTGGAGCAAGTGGTGGCAAAACTGGAATCAGGGCATGCACCGCTGGAGCAATCTATTGACCTTTATACACAAGGCACACAGTTGAAAGCGCACTGTGAAGCAAAGCTCAAAGATGCGCAGGCAAAAATCGAGAAAATCACTCTGGATGAAAATGGCACTGCCGCTGGCACACAGCCATTTGACGTGGAATAG
- a CDS encoding polyprenyl synthetase family protein, with translation MEAALKQALSATSVAVEKVLDPILRVPEGPEAKVYEAMRHAVFNGGKRLRPLLVLASAELFGVERSCALRVAAAIECVHCYSLVHDDLPAMDDDDLRRGKPTVHVAFDEATAILAGDALLTIAFEILSDEKTHPDPRVRVELVKALSKAAGAAGMVGGQMIDLSAEDHDLSEHDVFRLQNMKTGALISFASEAGAIMARASKQAHASLQGYARDVGLAFQIADDLLDVEGTEEEVGKAVGKDEGAGKATLVGILGIERARQQAQILADQAIDHLSDFDDKALLLRAVAHFAINRRT, from the coding sequence GTGGAAGCAGCATTAAAGCAGGCACTTTCGGCAACTTCTGTTGCTGTTGAGAAAGTTCTGGATCCTATTTTGAGGGTGCCGGAAGGTCCTGAGGCAAAAGTATATGAGGCGATGCGCCACGCTGTGTTTAACGGCGGTAAACGGCTTCGCCCGCTGTTGGTATTGGCAAGCGCTGAACTGTTTGGAGTTGAACGTTCCTGTGCGCTCCGCGTAGCGGCAGCTATTGAATGTGTTCACTGTTATTCGCTTGTGCATGATGATCTACCCGCTATGGATGATGACGACCTGCGCCGCGGCAAACCAACTGTTCATGTCGCATTTGATGAAGCGACAGCTATTCTTGCGGGTGACGCACTCCTTACTATTGCTTTTGAAATTCTTTCTGATGAGAAAACTCATCCAGATCCACGTGTCCGCGTAGAACTTGTTAAAGCACTTTCGAAAGCTGCAGGAGCTGCGGGTATGGTTGGTGGCCAGATGATTGATCTATCCGCGGAAGATCATGATCTTTCCGAGCATGATGTGTTCCGCTTGCAGAACATGAAAACTGGTGCGCTAATTAGTTTTGCATCTGAGGCAGGGGCCATTATGGCACGCGCCAGCAAACAAGCGCACGCCAGCCTTCAGGGTTATGCCCGTGATGTGGGACTAGCGTTTCAGATTGCGGATGATCTTCTCGATGTGGAAGGTACAGAAGAAGAGGTTGGCAAGGCTGTTGGCAAAGATGAGGGTGCAGGGAAGGCAACTCTTGTGGGCATTCTGGGTATTGAACGCGCACGCCAGCAAGCCCAGATATTAGCAGATCAGGCTATTGATCATTTATCGGATTTCGACGATAAAGCCCTGCTTTTGCGTGCTGTGGCGCATTTTGCTATAAATCGTCGCACTTGA
- the dxs gene encoding 1-deoxy-D-xylulose-5-phosphate synthase yields the protein MSVRPDTPLLDKVPTPEELRKLPKEQLQELADELRAEMISAVSTTGGHFGAGLGVVELTVALHYVFNTPEDRLIWDVGHQAYPHKILTGRRDRIRTIRQPEGLSPFTKRGESDYDPFGAGHSSTSISAALGMAVANKMADKPGKAIAVIGDGSMSAGMAYEAMNNAKQAGNQLVVILNDNDMSIAPAVGGLSAYLAKIISSKPFMEMRDWGKKMIELLPRPLADRARQAEEYARGMATGGGTLFDELGFYYVGPIDGHNMDHLLPVLENVRDAIDGPILVHVVTEKGKGHPFTEPNVEKYHAVPQFDVVTKERKKSTPKAPTYTNIFAEELIHQAGKDDKVVAITAAMPSGTGLDKFEKAYPDRMFDVGIAEQHAVTFAAGLAAEGYKPFATIYSTFLQRAYDQVVHDVAVQKLPVRFAIDRAGLVGADGPTHAGSFDVTYLASLPHMVVMAAADEAELKHMIATAASIDDRPSAVRYPRGEGLGVEVPAEGTVLEIGKGRIVKKGTSVAIVSLGARLGEALKAAEDLESRGLSTTVADARFAKPVDEQMLRDLAASHDLLLTVEEGSIGGFGAHVMDFLAGEGILDGHLKVRALKLPDAFQDHGKPDDMYEEAGLNASGIVEAVLKALGRNDVGQSKTAAGAE from the coding sequence TTGAGCGTACGCCCCGATACACCTTTGCTGGATAAGGTTCCAACACCCGAAGAGCTTAGAAAACTGCCGAAAGAACAGCTACAGGAATTAGCTGATGAACTTCGTGCGGAAATGATTAGCGCTGTTTCAACGACCGGAGGCCATTTTGGGGCAGGCCTTGGTGTTGTTGAGCTTACAGTAGCGCTGCATTATGTGTTTAACACGCCGGAAGATCGTTTGATCTGGGATGTAGGTCATCAGGCCTATCCTCATAAAATTCTAACTGGTCGCCGTGACCGTATTCGCACCATTCGCCAGCCGGAAGGCCTTTCGCCTTTTACCAAGCGTGGTGAAAGCGATTACGATCCGTTCGGTGCAGGGCATTCTTCAACGTCTATTAGTGCGGCACTTGGTATGGCGGTTGCCAATAAAATGGCTGACAAGCCGGGTAAGGCTATCGCTGTTATTGGTGATGGTTCCATGAGTGCGGGCATGGCGTATGAAGCCATGAACAATGCCAAGCAGGCTGGCAATCAGCTTGTTGTTATCCTGAATGATAATGATATGTCGATCGCACCAGCTGTGGGCGGCTTGAGCGCATATCTCGCTAAAATCATCAGTTCCAAGCCATTTATGGAAATGCGCGACTGGGGCAAGAAGATGATTGAGCTTCTACCGCGCCCACTTGCTGATCGTGCCCGTCAGGCAGAAGAATATGCCCGCGGAATGGCAACAGGCGGTGGTACGCTGTTTGATGAACTTGGTTTCTATTATGTTGGCCCGATTGATGGCCACAATATGGATCACCTTTTGCCTGTGCTTGAAAATGTTCGCGATGCCATTGATGGCCCGATCCTTGTGCATGTAGTAACAGAAAAAGGTAAAGGCCATCCGTTTACTGAGCCTAATGTTGAAAAATACCATGCAGTGCCACAATTTGATGTGGTGACAAAAGAGCGTAAGAAATCAACACCAAAGGCGCCAACTTACACCAATATTTTTGCTGAGGAACTTATCCATCAGGCTGGTAAGGATGATAAGGTCGTAGCGATCACTGCTGCGATGCCATCTGGTACGGGGCTTGATAAGTTTGAAAAAGCATATCCGGACCGCATGTTCGATGTAGGCATTGCCGAGCAGCACGCCGTTACATTCGCGGCAGGTTTGGCTGCAGAAGGCTATAAACCATTTGCTACAATTTATTCCACGTTTCTGCAGCGTGCCTATGACCAAGTAGTGCATGATGTAGCGGTACAAAAACTTCCTGTACGCTTTGCTATTGACCGTGCTGGCCTCGTAGGGGCAGACGGCCCAACACACGCTGGTTCTTTTGATGTAACGTATCTTGCAAGCTTACCGCATATGGTGGTTATGGCAGCGGCTGATGAAGCTGAGCTGAAGCATATGATTGCGACAGCAGCATCGATTGACGACCGTCCTTCTGCGGTACGTTACCCGCGCGGCGAAGGCCTCGGCGTTGAAGTACCTGCAGAAGGTACTGTTCTAGAAATCGGTAAAGGCCGTATTGTTAAAAAAGGTACATCTGTTGCGATTGTTTCCCTTGGCGCACGCCTTGGTGAAGCATTGAAAGCTGCGGAAGACCTGGAAAGCCGAGGGCTTTCCACAACAGTAGCTGATGCGCGCTTCGCGAAGCCCGTTGATGAACAAATGCTGCGTGATTTGGCTGCAAGCCATGATCTACTTCTAACAGTGGAAGAAGGTTCCATCGGCGGCTTCGGCGCCCACGTGATGGATTTCCTTGCGGGTGAAGGTATTCTTGATGGGCACCTTAAGGTACGTGCGCTTAAGCTTCCAGATGCATTCCAGGATCACGGTAAGCCGGATGACATGTATGAAGAAGCAGGCCTGAATGCTTCCGGTATTGTTGAGGCTGTTCTTAAGGCGCTTGGCCGTAATGATGTTGGGCAGTCTAAAACAGCAGCTGGTGCTGAATAA